A single window of Rubripirellula lacrimiformis DNA harbors:
- the hisD gene encoding histidinol dehydrogenase: MTLNLQCVDATRGSTEVLQQLRDKLSPQGDVVSPRGRALTEEVFGQALTPVQVVDRICDDVRRDGTPALLRYSASLDKADLSADQLRVPAADLAAAHAGADPELLNSIRRIAENIRQFQTAILHRDVTITPQPGVTLTQRYLPLRRVGVCVPGGAAAYPSTVLMTVVPAQVAGVDEIVVVAPPTKFGSYNTDMLATCHELGVTEVYRCGGAQAVAAMAYGCDALPAVDKIVGPGNLFVALAKKNVYGTVDIDSFAGPSEVIVIADQTARADYVAADLLAQAEHSPGSAILITWHAPLIEAVKVELEKQVAMLQRSELTVDALESFGALILVRDQDHACELTDQFAPEHLNIETEDPHAMIAKIRNAGATFLGHHTPVALGDYAAGPSHVLPTGGTCTWAAGLSCNSFLRSGSVTEFDPAALNQIAPDVVRLAEKEGLTAHARSVTIRQ; this comes from the coding sequence ATGACCCTGAACCTTCAATGCGTCGACGCTACCCGCGGATCGACGGAAGTTTTGCAGCAACTTCGTGACAAGCTAAGTCCGCAGGGCGACGTCGTCAGCCCACGTGGTCGGGCGTTGACCGAGGAAGTGTTTGGGCAGGCGCTGACGCCGGTCCAGGTCGTCGATCGAATTTGCGACGATGTCCGCCGCGACGGCACCCCTGCCCTGCTCCGCTACTCGGCTTCGCTGGACAAAGCCGACCTGTCCGCCGACCAGTTGCGAGTTCCCGCTGCGGATCTGGCCGCCGCCCACGCCGGTGCGGACCCCGAACTGCTGAATTCGATTCGCCGTATCGCCGAAAATATCCGCCAGTTCCAAACCGCGATCCTGCACCGTGATGTCACGATCACTCCGCAGCCCGGCGTGACACTGACCCAGCGGTACCTGCCGCTGCGACGTGTCGGCGTCTGTGTCCCAGGCGGCGCCGCGGCCTATCCGTCGACCGTGTTGATGACCGTCGTCCCGGCGCAGGTCGCCGGCGTCGACGAGATCGTGGTGGTCGCTCCGCCAACCAAGTTCGGTTCTTACAACACGGACATGTTGGCAACCTGTCACGAACTGGGCGTCACCGAAGTCTATCGCTGTGGTGGTGCACAAGCGGTCGCGGCAATGGCCTATGGATGCGACGCTCTGCCAGCGGTCGACAAGATCGTTGGTCCCGGCAATCTGTTTGTGGCGCTGGCTAAGAAAAACGTTTATGGCACCGTCGACATCGATTCGTTCGCCGGGCCAAGCGAAGTGATCGTGATCGCCGACCAGACCGCTCGCGCCGACTATGTTGCGGCCGACCTGTTGGCCCAAGCCGAACATTCGCCCGGATCCGCGATCCTGATCACCTGGCACGCGCCCCTGATCGAAGCGGTCAAGGTCGAACTGGAAAAACAGGTCGCGATGCTGCAGCGGAGCGAGTTGACGGTCGATGCATTGGAATCCTTTGGCGCCTTGATCTTGGTCCGCGACCAGGATCATGCCTGCGAATTGACCGACCAGTTTGCTCCCGAACACTTGAACATCGAAACCGAAGATCCGCATGCGATGATCGCCAAGATCCGAAACGCCGGTGCAACCTTCCTGGGGCATCACACACCGGTTGCACTGGGTGACTACGCGGCTGGCCCCAGTCACGTGTTGCCGACCGGCGGCACCTGCACATGGGCCGCCGGTTTGTCCTGCAACAGTTTTCTGCGCAGCGGCAGTGTGACCGAATTCGACCCGGCCGCATTGAACCAAATCGCTCCGGACGTCGTCCGGTTAGCGGAAAAAGAAGGCCTGACCGCCCACGCCCGCAGTGTCACGATCCGCCAATAG
- the hisC gene encoding histidinol-phosphate transaminase — MFRPALSKMLPYAPGEQPPPGTGVKLNTNENPYPPPPAVVEAIRAAAGGPLNRYPDPMANSFRVAAAKALGMPGPEWILAGNGSDEILTLLVRGFVGEGQRLRLPYPSYILYRTLADIQGAGWEQVPFEDDWKLPAAFGKSDDDLRLVLLPNPNSPSGTIVPPDQIAAIADSLDCPLVVDEAYVDFAETNCLDLVQKNERVFVTRTLSKSYGLAGLRFGFLVAQPHMVAELTKIKDSYNCDAIAIAAATAAMGCQDWLADIKTKMNATRAVLETRLAQMGFHVTPSHANFVWCQHPTGNHQSIYEFLKQQQILIRYMQFPDWGDGLRISVGTDDQIETCLSAIERALKL; from the coding sequence CTGTTCCGCCCTGCCCTATCGAAGATGCTGCCATATGCGCCGGGTGAACAGCCGCCGCCGGGGACCGGCGTCAAGCTGAACACGAACGAGAATCCGTATCCACCGCCGCCTGCGGTTGTGGAAGCGATCCGAGCGGCTGCCGGCGGGCCGCTGAACCGGTATCCCGACCCCATGGCGAACTCGTTTCGGGTGGCCGCCGCAAAGGCGTTGGGGATGCCCGGCCCGGAATGGATCTTGGCGGGCAATGGCAGCGACGAAATTTTAACGCTGTTGGTCCGTGGCTTCGTCGGGGAAGGACAACGGTTGCGACTGCCCTACCCCAGCTACATCTTGTATCGCACTTTGGCAGACATCCAGGGCGCGGGTTGGGAACAGGTTCCCTTCGAAGACGACTGGAAACTACCCGCCGCGTTCGGGAAAAGTGACGACGACTTGCGACTGGTGCTGTTGCCCAATCCAAACAGCCCTTCGGGAACAATCGTCCCACCGGATCAGATCGCCGCGATCGCTGATTCGCTGGACTGTCCGTTGGTGGTCGACGAAGCGTACGTTGATTTTGCGGAAACGAATTGTCTGGACTTGGTCCAAAAGAACGAACGAGTCTTCGTCACCCGTACGCTCAGCAAATCCTACGGTTTGGCTGGTTTGCGATTCGGGTTTTTGGTCGCCCAGCCGCACATGGTGGCCGAGCTGACCAAAATCAAGGACAGCTACAACTGCGACGCGATCGCCATCGCCGCCGCCACGGCGGCAATGGGATGTCAGGATTGGCTGGCCGATATCAAAACCAAGATGAACGCCACACGCGCAGTGCTGGAAACTCGGTTGGCGCAAATGGGATTCCATGTCACCCCGTCCCACGCCAACTTCGTTTGGTGCCAGCACCCGACGGGGAATCACCAATCGATCTATGAATTTCTAAAGCAACAACAAATCCTGATTCGATACATGCAGTTTCCCGATTGGGGTGACGGCCTACGGATTTCCGTGGGGACCGACGACCAAATCGAGACTTGTTTGTCCGCAATCGAAAGAGCACTAAAGTTATGA
- the hisB gene encoding imidazoleglycerol-phosphate dehydratase HisB has product MNRIASIARKTGETDIQLTINLDGQGDGTRRSGVGFLDHMLDLFAKHALIDLDVHATGDLHVDDHHTTEDIGIALGEAVHEALADRAGIRRYGHFALPMDECLVTAAVDLGGRYAFEYQAPITASKIGTFDSELVEHFWQSFAANARCNLHVLLHHGRNGHHISECVFKAVARAVRMAAESDPRSNAIPSTKGVL; this is encoded by the coding sequence ATGAACCGTATCGCATCGATTGCTCGCAAGACCGGCGAGACTGATATCCAGTTGACCATCAACCTGGATGGCCAAGGTGACGGAACACGTCGATCGGGTGTCGGATTTCTGGACCACATGTTGGACCTGTTTGCCAAGCATGCCCTGATCGATTTGGACGTGCATGCCACCGGCGATTTGCACGTCGACGACCATCATACGACCGAAGACATTGGGATCGCGCTAGGCGAAGCGGTGCACGAAGCCCTGGCCGATCGCGCTGGTATCCGCCGCTACGGTCACTTCGCGCTGCCGATGGACGAATGCTTGGTCACCGCTGCGGTCGACTTGGGTGGCCGCTATGCGTTCGAGTATCAGGCACCGATCACGGCGTCCAAGATTGGCACCTTCGATAGCGAGTTGGTCGAACATTTTTGGCAATCGTTTGCCGCCAATGCTCGCTGCAATCTACACGTGCTGTTGCACCACGGTCGCAACGGGCACCACATTTCGGAATGCGTGTTCAAGGCCGTCGCGCGAGCCGTCCGGATGGCAGCCGAAAGCGACCCGCGAAGCAACGCGATCCCCAGCACCAAGGGCGTCCTGTAG
- a CDS encoding threonine aldolase family protein — protein sequence MIDLRSDTVTGPTPAMRQAIAGAVVGDAVIDVDPTVDRLEKMTAEILGKEAAVFMPSGSMTNQVGIRVHCDRGSEFLCEADCHIYHYEQGAFAQLSGLVAHTVAGTGGVLTVDQLRPHIRPVNDHMVRTRLVCLENTHNRWGGRIQPQENVLAICQWAAENDLRTHLDGARLWNAAVATGISESELAAPFDSVSVCFSKGLGAPVGSALAGSAAFIAEAKRTRKLFGGAMRQAGMIAAGAVHALEHHRARLADDHAAATRLGDACRQCESLSIRGDRVDTNIVVVEIDTAWGTADQMTKQLFQNGIDCFAIGPQAVRFVTHLDVSESEIESACRIIRTIAETPASVTA from the coding sequence ATGATTGATTTGCGCAGCGACACCGTCACTGGTCCCACCCCCGCCATGCGACAGGCGATCGCTGGCGCCGTGGTGGGTGACGCCGTGATCGACGTCGACCCAACCGTGGACCGATTAGAAAAGATGACCGCCGAAATCCTGGGGAAGGAAGCGGCCGTGTTCATGCCCAGCGGATCGATGACCAACCAGGTCGGCATTCGCGTCCACTGCGACCGTGGCAGCGAATTTTTGTGCGAAGCCGACTGTCACATCTATCACTACGAACAGGGGGCATTCGCCCAACTCTCCGGCCTAGTCGCGCATACCGTCGCCGGTACTGGGGGTGTGTTGACGGTGGACCAATTGCGTCCTCACATCCGGCCCGTCAACGACCACATGGTCCGCACCCGATTGGTCTGTCTAGAAAACACGCACAACCGGTGGGGCGGACGCATCCAGCCGCAGGAAAACGTGTTGGCGATCTGCCAGTGGGCAGCCGAGAACGATCTCCGCACGCATTTGGACGGGGCCCGATTGTGGAACGCGGCAGTCGCGACCGGGATCAGCGAATCCGAATTGGCCGCCCCGTTTGATTCGGTCAGCGTCTGTTTCAGCAAGGGACTCGGCGCCCCCGTCGGGTCGGCATTGGCCGGTTCGGCCGCGTTCATCGCCGAAGCAAAGCGAACGCGAAAATTGTTCGGCGGCGCGATGCGTCAGGCCGGCATGATCGCCGCCGGTGCAGTCCACGCACTGGAACACCACCGCGCCCGGCTAGCCGACGACCATGCGGCAGCGACCAGGTTGGGGGACGCTTGCCGACAATGCGAATCGCTTTCCATCCGGGGCGACCGGGTCGATACGAACATCGTGGTTGTCGAGATCGACACCGCCTGGGGCACAGCAGACCAGATGACCAAACAGCTTTTCCAGAACGGCATCGACTGCTTTGCGATCGGGCCACAAGCCGTCCGCTTCGTCACCCACTTGGATGTCAGCGAATCCGAAATCGAATCCGCCTGTCGCATCATCCGCACGATCGCCGAAACGCCAGCCTCGGTCACCGCGTGA
- a CDS encoding PEP-CTERM sorting domain-containing protein (PEP-CTERM proteins occur, often in large numbers, in the proteomes of bacteria that also encode an exosortase, a predicted intramembrane cysteine proteinase. The presence of a PEP-CTERM domain at a protein's C-terminus predicts cleavage within the sorting domain, followed by covalent anchoring to some some component of the (usually Gram-negative) cell surface. Many PEP-CTERM proteins exhibit an unusual sequence composition that includes large numbers of potential glycosylation sites. Expression of one such protein has been shown restore the ability of a bacterium to form floc, a type of biofilm.): protein MFLRLLLIPLMALMATVASSAPVRLLFPDSTFTPGSQFFFSVELPTATNLGSYQIDLLLSGSSGTAGVDYFFDLAGTDAAMTGYVFPSDGQFFDTVNLDSAMSQRLTLSDINFDGMDVNGAGVVSGTNDAIANIVVSTLPTFSGSLMFSVDADALILDTPDLTPTSINEFATIQADTVAVAPQTVTAAAVPEPSGIAMLAVAAVGVLTLRRRRKIAFGESKLR, encoded by the coding sequence ATGTTTTTACGACTGTTACTGATTCCACTGATGGCCTTAATGGCGACGGTTGCGTCCTCCGCCCCGGTGCGACTCTTGTTTCCCGATTCGACGTTTACACCGGGAAGCCAATTCTTTTTTTCGGTTGAACTGCCCACCGCGACGAATCTCGGCTCCTACCAAATCGATCTGCTGCTGTCGGGAAGTTCTGGTACAGCAGGTGTCGACTACTTTTTCGATTTGGCCGGAACCGACGCGGCAATGACGGGATACGTTTTCCCGTCTGATGGACAATTCTTTGATACAGTGAACCTTGATTCGGCAATGTCGCAGCGTCTAACGTTGTCCGACATCAACTTCGACGGAATGGACGTCAATGGAGCAGGCGTGGTTTCTGGTACGAACGACGCTATCGCGAATATCGTCGTTTCGACACTGCCTACGTTCTCGGGCAGTTTGATGTTTTCCGTTGATGCAGACGCTTTGATCCTAGATACGCCAGACCTGACGCCGACTTCGATCAATGAATTTGCGACGATCCAAGCTGATACCGTTGCCGTGGCCCCGCAAACTGTCACTGCCGCCGCGGTCCCCGAACCCTCGGGCATCGCGATGCTGGCGGTTGCAGCGGTAGGCGTGCTAACTCTGCGTCGCAGGAGGAAGATTGCGTTTGGTGAGTCGAAACTGCGGTAA
- a CDS encoding c-type cytochrome codes for MKSSSTRYLFAILSVLAIAGQRCGADEGNLDAAQRGYRVLTETPLLSNDFTEDVFNQTWRSWPEPLRSQAEKSTPAERRAMAFDRYGLTARPDHRTDGDRKGDDFPKPLQYVVDDATGNWTMNCFACHGGSVYGTPTPGAPNSRFALQTMTEEIRATKFKLGKPLSRMDIGSLIIPLGTTNGTTNAVVFGMGLMASRDTELNLVDAPLDSFTHHDMDAPPWWHFGKRPSMYIDGFAAKGHRGLMQFALIPENGPEFFRDHEDEFRDVYAYLSSLDPPRYSGPIDTDLAQQGRALFNQTCAQCHGTYGDDEHYPNRRIPIEDIGTDPVRLRALSIAGRQKYADSWFNREKAVAATDDEGPGTREHPRDLAKDRPDDVHAATIVDPDGYVAPPLDGVWASPPYFHNGSVPTLWHVLHPSDRPVVWRRTGQEMDQQRVGFSIQLADKVPLTEPDVAIRRSYFDTRRFGKSRAGHDYPDQLDENQKRAVLEYLKTL; via the coding sequence ATGAAATCTTCGTCAACCCGGTACCTGTTTGCCATCCTGTCCGTCCTGGCGATCGCAGGACAACGATGCGGCGCGGACGAAGGCAACCTGGACGCAGCCCAACGGGGCTACCGTGTGTTGACCGAAACTCCGCTGTTATCGAACGATTTCACCGAAGACGTGTTCAACCAGACATGGCGGTCGTGGCCCGAGCCTCTCCGCAGCCAGGCTGAAAAATCGACGCCCGCCGAGCGTCGCGCGATGGCCTTTGACCGATACGGGCTGACCGCTCGCCCCGATCACCGAACAGACGGCGACCGGAAAGGCGATGATTTCCCGAAACCGCTGCAGTACGTCGTGGACGATGCCACCGGCAACTGGACGATGAACTGCTTTGCCTGCCACGGCGGCAGCGTCTATGGAACACCGACGCCCGGTGCGCCGAACAGCCGGTTCGCATTGCAAACGATGACCGAAGAGATTCGTGCGACGAAGTTCAAACTGGGCAAACCCCTGTCTCGAATGGACATCGGATCACTGATCATTCCGCTGGGGACGACCAACGGCACCACCAATGCGGTGGTCTTTGGCATGGGATTGATGGCCAGCCGTGATACCGAACTGAACTTGGTCGACGCACCGCTGGATTCTTTCACGCATCACGACATGGACGCACCACCGTGGTGGCACTTCGGTAAACGGCCGTCGATGTACATTGACGGGTTCGCCGCCAAGGGGCATCGAGGGCTGATGCAGTTCGCACTGATTCCCGAGAACGGTCCCGAGTTTTTCCGAGATCACGAAGACGAATTCCGTGACGTGTACGCCTATTTGTCGTCACTGGATCCCCCCCGATACAGCGGGCCAATCGATACCGATCTGGCACAACAGGGCAGGGCACTGTTCAACCAAACCTGCGCTCAGTGTCATGGCACCTACGGCGACGACGAACACTATCCCAATCGGCGGATTCCTATCGAAGACATCGGTACGGATCCCGTGCGATTGCGGGCACTGTCCATCGCAGGCCGACAAAAATACGCCGACAGCTGGTTTAATCGCGAAAAAGCGGTTGCCGCAACCGATGACGAGGGTCCCGGAACGCGGGAACACCCCCGCGATTTGGCGAAGGATCGGCCCGACGATGTCCATGCCGCGACGATCGTCGATCCCGACGGTTACGTTGCCCCGCCGCTGGACGGTGTGTGGGCCAGCCCGCCTTATTTCCACAACGGCAGCGTCCCCACCCTGTGGCATGTGTTGCATCCGTCCGATCGGCCAGTGGTTTGGCGCAGAACCGGACAGGAAATGGATCAGCAGCGGGTCGGTTTTTCGATCCAACTGGCTGATAAAGTGCCGCTGACCGAACCCGACGTCGCGATCCGCCGCAGCTATTTCGACACACGCCGATTTGGCAAAAGCCGTGCTGGGCACGATTATCCCGATCAGCTGGACGAGAACCAGAAACGGGCGGTGCTGGAGTACCTGAAGACGCTGTAG
- the thiC gene encoding phosphomethylpyrimidine synthase ThiC, which produces MTKTQLEAARAGEITPEMEYVAKREDLGVELIRDEVAAGRMVIPANKVHAAGALEPMAIGIAAKCKINANIGNSAVTSNVGEELEKLHTAVHFGADTVMDLSTGKDIDNIRRQIIEKSPVPIGTVPIYQMLEELGGNIEDMTAQHFLDMCEHQAKQGVDYMTVHAGVKLEHLHLSINRVTGIVSRGGSLIAKWMMVHNKQNPLYTAFDDLCDIFRQYDVTWSLGDGLRPGSIADASDAAQFAELDVLGELTKRGQARGSQVMVEGPGHIPLDQIQMNIEKQIEICDGAPFYVLGPLVTDIAPGYDHITSCIGAANAGMHGAAMLCYVTPKEHLGLPNEEDVKQGVIAYKIAAHAADVARGRKGAQDRDDALSKARFAFDWNEQFRLSLDPETARRYHDETLPQDTFKSAHFCSMCGPKYCSMKITEEIRQMAKEKQLVEIPTE; this is translated from the coding sequence ATGACGAAGACCCAACTAGAAGCCGCGCGTGCCGGTGAAATCACGCCTGAAATGGAATATGTCGCCAAGCGAGAAGACTTGGGCGTCGAATTGATCCGCGACGAAGTGGCCGCCGGCCGCATGGTCATCCCAGCCAACAAGGTCCACGCCGCTGGCGCCCTGGAACCCATGGCCATCGGCATCGCCGCCAAGTGCAAGATCAACGCCAACATCGGCAACAGCGCCGTGACCAGCAACGTCGGCGAAGAACTGGAAAAATTGCATACCGCAGTGCACTTCGGTGCCGACACGGTGATGGACCTGTCGACCGGCAAGGACATCGACAATATCCGTCGACAAATCATCGAAAAGAGCCCGGTGCCGATCGGGACCGTTCCGATCTACCAAATGTTGGAAGAATTGGGCGGCAACATCGAAGACATGACGGCCCAGCACTTCTTGGACATGTGCGAACACCAAGCCAAGCAGGGTGTCGATTACATGACCGTGCACGCCGGCGTCAAACTGGAACACCTGCACCTTAGCATCAACCGAGTCACCGGCATCGTCAGCCGTGGTGGATCGCTGATTGCCAAGTGGATGATGGTGCACAACAAACAGAACCCGCTGTACACCGCGTTTGACGACCTGTGCGACATTTTCCGCCAATACGACGTGACTTGGTCTTTGGGTGACGGACTGCGGCCGGGATCGATCGCCGACGCATCCGACGCTGCCCAGTTTGCGGAACTGGACGTGCTAGGGGAATTGACCAAGCGAGGCCAAGCACGCGGATCGCAAGTGATGGTCGAAGGTCCTGGCCACATCCCGCTGGATCAGATCCAGATGAACATCGAAAAGCAAATCGAGATTTGCGACGGCGCACCGTTCTATGTCTTGGGCCCCTTGGTCACGGACATCGCACCTGGATATGACCACATCACCAGCTGCATCGGTGCGGCCAACGCCGGCATGCATGGTGCCGCCATGCTGTGCTATGTGACGCCCAAGGAACACCTGGGGCTGCCCAACGAAGAAGACGTCAAGCAAGGCGTGATCGCCTACAAGATCGCCGCTCACGCAGCCGACGTCGCTCGCGGCCGCAAAGGTGCCCAGGACCGTGACGACGCGCTTTCCAAAGCCCGTTTCGCATTCGACTGGAACGAACAGTTCCGTCTATCCCTGGACCCCGAAACCGCTCGCCGCTATCACGACGAAACCCTACCTCAGGACACCTTCAAGAGCGCCCACTTCTGCAGCATGTGCGGACCGAAGTACTGCTCGATGAAGATCACCGAGGAAATCCGTCAGATGGCCAAGGAAAAGCAACTGGTCGAAATTCCGACCGAGTGA
- a CDS encoding glycosyltransferase family protein yields MPPPDAIPASDIPASDIAASDIAASDIPASMAHPSWPATWCVAVIAMAVSIAVRITSLSESLWVDELHSAWCIWDSLGDVVARSRAGNQSPVYFLFLWFWKLVIGQSEFALRMSSVLAVALGGGIATVGVTRWTGSLAAGLASGLVLALEKNAIFFGTELRPFAAVMLFACVATIGFVLFQSAPDRRQQRRGWTWMSVGILAAMVCQPTSAGVLGWFFVAAIGIWFFTPKDRDSVARQPNEDESIEAGQGRAVRIRTLVCIAIATVGIAAVLWSFTLQHSWQNRQIWASFATATHLNQLWRTWDWPWLVMFPMLLALAAKRVIPPGRALPVGARATRTSRATRALPIPRIGTTVWILAAIAVIATSGYWWVSWSGWLPLWHRRYYVAALPIMAIAAGGGVGAASSRGQCWGWIAAIAMLTGLTYHQGTLGRWIQHPTAANAARGEDWRGAAQWVNQQLGIHQERPTEQPPVATWLDSGLIEARTIAVEDATEAQRQYLAYPLRGPYPLAVPPQPIGRDINDWPRENAFLITRRRLGPSDRAKFPGSEVVQFGGVTVMRLPKGD; encoded by the coding sequence ATGCCACCGCCTGACGCGATCCCCGCTTCCGATATCCCCGCGTCCGATATCGCCGCGTCCGATATCGCCGCGTCCGATATTCCCGCGTCCATGGCACATCCATCGTGGCCAGCAACCTGGTGCGTTGCCGTGATCGCGATGGCGGTATCGATCGCGGTACGAATCACATCACTGAGCGAAAGTCTGTGGGTCGACGAACTGCATTCGGCTTGGTGCATCTGGGATTCGCTGGGCGATGTCGTGGCACGGTCGCGAGCCGGCAACCAGTCGCCGGTGTACTTTCTGTTTCTATGGTTCTGGAAACTGGTGATCGGCCAGTCCGAATTTGCATTGCGGATGTCCAGCGTATTGGCGGTGGCGCTCGGTGGCGGTATCGCTACCGTGGGTGTGACCCGGTGGACGGGAAGTCTGGCAGCAGGCCTGGCATCCGGACTGGTGCTTGCACTGGAGAAAAACGCGATCTTCTTCGGCACTGAACTGCGGCCGTTTGCTGCGGTGATGCTGTTTGCGTGCGTTGCGACCATCGGATTTGTGCTTTTCCAATCGGCCCCCGATCGACGCCAGCAGCGGCGCGGATGGACCTGGATGTCGGTTGGCATTTTGGCCGCCATGGTCTGCCAACCCACCAGCGCCGGCGTGCTGGGGTGGTTCTTTGTGGCGGCGATTGGGATCTGGTTTTTCACGCCCAAAGACCGTGATTCGGTCGCTCGCCAACCCAATGAAGACGAATCGATCGAAGCAGGGCAGGGCAGGGCGGTGCGAATCCGGACGCTGGTGTGTATCGCAATCGCAACCGTGGGGATCGCAGCTGTACTGTGGAGCTTTACACTTCAGCATTCGTGGCAGAACCGACAGATCTGGGCCTCGTTCGCCACCGCGACGCATCTGAACCAACTGTGGCGAACCTGGGACTGGCCATGGCTGGTGATGTTCCCGATGTTGTTGGCGTTGGCCGCCAAGCGAGTCATTCCGCCGGGTCGGGCATTACCGGTCGGCGCGCGTGCGACGAGGACCTCGCGTGCGACGAGGGCGCTGCCCATCCCGCGAATCGGCACGACGGTTTGGATCCTGGCAGCCATCGCCGTGATCGCAACCTCCGGGTACTGGTGGGTGTCTTGGTCAGGTTGGTTGCCGCTGTGGCATCGCCGGTACTACGTGGCCGCGCTACCGATCATGGCGATCGCGGCGGGCGGTGGCGTCGGTGCCGCATCCTCGCGTGGCCAATGTTGGGGATGGATCGCGGCGATCGCGATGTTGACGGGACTGACCTACCATCAGGGGACTCTTGGCCGATGGATCCAACACCCCACCGCGGCAAACGCCGCTCGCGGAGAAGATTGGCGTGGCGCGGCCCAATGGGTGAATCAGCAACTGGGGATCCATCAAGAACGGCCAACCGAGCAACCGCCGGTCGCCACATGGCTGGATTCCGGACTGATCGAAGCGCGGACGATCGCTGTCGAAGACGCGACGGAGGCCCAGCGACAGTATCTGGCCTATCCGCTGCGAGGTCCTTACCCGTTGGCCGTGCCCCCCCAGCCCATCGGGCGTGACATCAACGATTGGCCACGGGAAAACGCCTTCCTGATCACTCGACGGCGGCTGGGGCCGAGCGACCGTGCCAAGTTTCCAGGCAGCGAAGTCGTCCAGTTTGGCGGGGTAACGGTGATGCGGTTACCCAAAGGCGATTGA
- a CDS encoding glycosyltransferase family 61 protein yields MIVQTYQGQCVTFPPAVICHPTQNAGLPNYDSNQNPEYRLQLFNEVDVHGRGPILDQNGRALAEAFVNEQHKQQWENKGGPLRLSIERVFQRTERLDERSIWFVDNWSAGYFHWMCDALPRLELALRLYQADELTVVLPHKFGRYPYFLESLSVFGLRDIRLLRRFQRLRCRELVVPGHVARTGHHDPQIMDAMRQRFRSAFGDSSVTTGKRIYISRRDAGRRKVVNESEFMHVLERHGFEVMVAGQMSWADQVRTAMNAEYMISNHGAGLSNMMMMQPSSSVMEIHTDGKPINGCYHNLAGAADIHYYYMFAKPENAAQSMHSGNVIVDPSLLDSAISRMVSA; encoded by the coding sequence GTGATTGTGCAAACGTATCAGGGCCAGTGCGTCACGTTTCCTCCTGCCGTCATCTGCCATCCGACCCAGAATGCTGGGCTACCAAATTACGACAGCAACCAGAATCCCGAATATCGACTGCAGCTGTTCAACGAAGTCGATGTTCACGGCCGAGGGCCGATCCTGGACCAGAACGGTCGCGCGCTGGCGGAAGCATTCGTCAACGAGCAGCACAAGCAACAGTGGGAAAATAAAGGCGGACCGTTACGGCTATCGATCGAACGCGTCTTTCAACGTACCGAACGATTGGACGAGCGCAGCATCTGGTTCGTGGACAATTGGAGCGCCGGGTATTTCCACTGGATGTGCGATGCGTTGCCCCGACTGGAACTGGCGCTGCGTTTGTACCAGGCGGACGAACTGACAGTCGTTTTGCCACACAAGTTTGGGCGATACCCGTATTTCCTAGAAAGCCTGAGTGTCTTTGGGTTGCGAGACATCCGTCTGCTTCGTCGATTCCAGCGATTGCGTTGCAGAGAACTGGTGGTCCCCGGCCATGTCGCCCGAACCGGACATCACGATCCGCAAATCATGGACGCGATGCGACAACGATTTCGTTCCGCCTTCGGTGATTCGTCCGTGACGACGGGGAAACGAATCTACATTTCACGTCGTGACGCGGGCCGACGAAAAGTGGTCAACGAGTCGGAATTCATGCACGTTCTGGAACGTCACGGATTCGAGGTGATGGTGGCGGGCCAGATGAGTTGGGCCGATCAAGTACGTACAGCGATGAACGCTGAGTACATGATTTCCAACCACGGCGCGGGGTTGTCCAACATGATGATGATGCAGCCCAGCAGCAGCGTGATGGAAATCCACACCGATGGCAAACCGATCAACGGCTGCTACCACAACTTGGCGGGCGCTGCCGACATCCACTACTACTACATGTTCGCGAAACCCGAAAACGCGGCGCAGTCGATGCACAGCGGGAACGTGATCGTGGACCCATCATTGCTTGACAGCGCCATCTCCCGGATGGTCTCCGCCTAA